Sequence from the Lysobacter capsici genome:
ACGCCGTACGCGCGCACTGCGCGCAGGTCCAGCTACACGCCCGACCAATCCGAAACCCGCGCACATCACGCCACGGACCGCAACGCGATAATCGCAAACCCGTCGTACGCTAGCTGCCCGCCCGAGCCAGAAACGCGGACCGTTCCTCCGGCGTTACACCCACCCAACAGCACCCCGCAGAGCCCCCAATGACCTCACCCCCACTACAAATGGACGACGCCGTCTACGAACGCCTGAGCCGGCTGTGCGAGGCGGGCAACGCGTTGGTCGCCGAGAAGCGCTTCGACGCCGCGGTGACCCGCTTCAACGACGCCTGGGAATGGGTGCCCGAACCGAAGAAAGATTGGGAAGCGTCGACCTGGATCCTCACCGCGATCGGCGATTGCTATTTCCGTCTGCGCGACCTCAAGTCCGCGCGTCCGGTGCTGGAATACGCGTTGCGCTGCCCGGGCGGGCCGGGCAATGCCTTCATCCATCTGCGTCTGGGACAGGTGCTGCTGGAAGCCGGCGAGCACGATGCGGCCGCCGACGAATTGATGCGTGCCTACAAGGGCGGCGGCGCGGACCTGTTCGCCGAAGACGATCCCAAGTATCTGGCGTTTCTGGCGACCCGCGCGCAGCTGTGACCGCCGACGGGCCGAGACGAGCGGCGCCGCTTATTCCGACTCGGACTCGCGCAGCTTCTTGCGCGGACTCGCGCGATGAATGCCGAGCATCGCCGTAGCTGTGGTTGCCGTCGCGATGCCGAAGCACTTCGGCGAATAACGGAATCAGCGATTCGCGCAGCGCGATCGAAAGCCGGCAAGCGAACCGCGCGATGCAGCCCGCACGCTCAACTCCAATCGAAGGTCAACAACGCCAGCTGTTCGACCGGTTCGTAGAACAGCACGATCAAGTCCGCGCCGGTATGCCGGTAGTGCCAACCCGGCACCGAGGCCACGTGTTCGAAACGACGGCCGCTCGGACTCAGCGGCCACACCGCGTCCTCGCCGTTGTCGCCCGCGCCGACGCCGTGCTCAAGCGGGAACTCCACCGTTTCTTCCCAGTTGTAGCCCGACTCGGCGACGCCACCGAACTGAGTAACCAGTTGCTGCGGCGTCGCGTCTCTGGACGGGCCGTTGCCGAACCGGTTGAGCCGTACCAGCCGACCGTGCTCGCGGTAGTAATCGCGCGATGCCTGGTAGGCGCGGTTTTCGATTTCGTAGTGCCGCTCCAGTTCGGCGCGTTCGGCGTGCAGCTCCGCGGGTGTCTGTTCGAGGCTGCGTTCGAGCAGGAAATAGCGCGGGTCGCCGAGCAGGCGATAACGTCCGTCTTCGACCGCGAAACCGATCCAGTTGCTGCGCAGCAGCGGTGCGTGGAATTCGTCTTCGGTGTACTGACCGACCAGGCCATCGCAGGGCTCCAGCGGGCTGAGCAGATGCAGCCAGCCCGACCATTGCGGCCGCACCGCGGCCAGGTCGATCGATACCAGCGGGTGCAGGTGCCGGGCCAGGTTTTCCTGGCCGGGCGCGAACACGTCCTCGGTCGCCGGAAACGGGCGCAGCACGCTACCGGGCTGGGTGAGATCGCGCATCGGCAGGCATTCCACGGGACGAAGTCGTGGCGATGATCGCATGCGACCGATGACCTGAGCCGTGGTGCGCCGCCGCCAGCGAAACAAGGCGGGTTCGGCAAAGCGAACGGCGCGTCGCGGCGTGTGCCTGGGTGGAAACGATGTGGACTTCGGCGCAGGCAGCGAAGTCGGACGGGCGCTTATTCCAGCCCGTACTCACGCAGCTTCTTGCGCAGGGTCGCGCGATGGATGCCCAGCATCGCCGCGGCGCGGCTCTGATTGCCGTCGCAATGCTGCAGCACTTCGGCGAACAGCGGGATTTCCAGTTCGCGCAGCGCGATTTCGTACAGGTTTTCGGTGCCGCTGCCGTTGAGGTCGCCCAGGTAACGACGGATCGAAGTCGCGACATGATCGCGCAGCGGCACCCGGGGTCCGGTGCGGGCGGCTTCGTTGCGGTCGTTGAGTGCGTTCAAGTGCTTCCCCGTAGCAGGTTTCCGTCGGCCGGGATGTGCCAATTGCGCACTGCGCGCAGTGACGACGGGATCGGGAGTCTAGCGCGCCGGGGTCGCGGCAGACAACGCGACGGCGTTAATTTCAACGGAAATCGAAGGTGAACGCGACCACGTGCGGGGCCGGTTCGAGCACGTCGAACTGCACCGCGGCGCTTTGCCCCGGCGCGATCCGTTCCTCCGCCCGATACCCCTTGCGGTAGTCCTCAGGAGAGAACGCGCGCTGGCCGACCCGGCGGCCATCGACGTCCTCCAGGCTCAGCACCAGCGTCGGCCACGGCTGCGCCCAGCGCGCGTCGTTGCGGAAGCTAGCATTGACGCGCAATACCCCGGCGCGGTCTGCGACCGGCAGCACGTTGCGGTTGAGCATGGTCAGCGCGGTCGGTTCGTGCCACGGCGGAATCTCGCAGGCGAGCACGCCGCACAGTTGCGCGAGCAGCGGCCGCCAGCGCGCGTCGGCGGCGAGTTCGTCGCGCTGCGCGAGCAGCAATTGCAGGACCAGCGCGATCGTCAACACGCCGATCAGTAGCGGGCCGCTCCAATGCAGCCGCGCCGGCGCCGCGGCCGCGCGCGCGTGCTGACGGGCGAAGCTCGGCGCGCGTCGGGCCGAGGTCACCGCGGTTTCGGATTTGCCGGCGCGCTTGGCCGGTCGCTTGCGCGCGATCGGCACCGCGGCGTTGAGCGGGGTCAGCGCGGCGTCGGCCGGTGGCGACGCGGCAGCCGGCGTTGCCGGTTGCGTGGACGCAATATCGTCCGCGGCGATGTCGCTGCCCGGCGCGGCGTCGGTGCTCGCATCGGTAACGGAATCGGTAATGGAATCGGCGGTTTGATTACCGACCTCGACCGCGGCCGGAGCATCGATCGCGCGCGTCGATGCCGAAGGCGCAGCGGGACTCTCGACAGGACTCTTGTGCGGCTTCTTGCGCAACACGCTGGCGATGTCGTCGATGTCGGTAGCGGCGACAGTCGTTGCGGCCGCGATCGATTTGCTCTCCGCCGCGACGGCGTGCGTTTCTTCGTTCGACGTCTGCGCCGCATTCGCCGTGTCGTCGCCGCCGTTCGCCGCGCCCTGCGATTGCAGCGCGCCGGCGCAGCGCGGACAGGTCCGGGTCGGACCGTCCTGAGCCACGACCAGCGCAACCAGATAACCGCAGTGAGGGCAGGCGACGAACATTGGCCTTATTCCATCATGCCGTCGCGCTCAGCGCCGACGCATGCCTGTGACGCGCATCCAGTCTTCGAGACGGTCGGCGCGCAATTGTTCGAAGTCGGCGGCGTAACGCGCGAGCACCTCGTCTTCCTGGCCGGCGAGGATGCCCGACAAGGCGATGCGGCCGCCCGGCGCGACCCGCGCGGCCAGGGTGTCGGCCAGCGCGATCAAGGCCGAGGCGAGGATGTTGGCGACCACCACCGGGTACTGCGCGAGCGGTTCGTCTTGCGGCAGATGCACCTCGATGCGCTCGGCCACGCCGTTGCGCTGCGCGTTGTCGTCGGTGGCGAGCAAGGCCTGCGGGTCGTTGTCGACGCCGACCGCATGCGCGGCGCCGAGCTTGAGCGCGGCCAGGGCGAGGATGCCCGAGCCGCAGCCGAAATCGAGCACGCGCCGGCCGTCGAGTTCGCCTTCGTCGGCGAGGCCGTCGAGCCAGCCCAGGCACAGCGCGGTGGTCGGATGGGTGCCCGAACCGAACGCCAGGCCCGGGTCCAGCCGCACCACCGCGGCGTCGGCCGCGTCGGCGCCGTCGGGCAGGTCGTGATTCCACGGCACGATCCAGGTGCGGCGGCCGAACTGCAGCGGCACGTACTGGTCCATCCACGCGCGTTCCCAGTCCTGGTCCTCGACCTGACGGAAACGCACCTGGGTCCATTCCAGGCCCGGGTCGAACGACTCCAGCGCGGCCAGCAGCACCAGCGCGTCGGCGTCGTGCGGGAACAGCGCGCTGAGCACCATCGACTGCCACAGCGGGATTTCGCCGACGCCCGGTTCGAGGATGGCGTGCTCGTTGCTGGTGTCGGCATCGGCGTCGAGCATGGTCACCGCGAGCGCGCCGACGTCGTCCAGCGCGGCTTCGTAGCGCGGTTGTTCGGCTTCGCTGCAGCGCAGGGTCAGTTCAAGAAAGGGCATCGAGCGGGCGGCGGATGAAAGCGGCGGCCATTATTGACCCGTTTCGCGGCGATCAGATAGCGTGCGCGCACATTCAAGGAGCAATGCGCCATGGAATCCACGCCGATTCGCCGTTCGTTCGCCGCCGCCGGGCGTGTTGTGCCGTCGCCGCGGCCGCTGGCCTGGGCCGTGGCGGCGCTGATCGCGCTGGGCGGGTCGGCCTGCAATCGCGAAGGCGCGGCGACTCCGGCGGCGCCCGCCCCGGCCGCACCCGCGACGCCAACGCCCGCGACGACGCCCGCCGCCACGCCGCCGGCCGCCAAGGCGCTGACGGTCAAGGGCGAGGTCGGCAGCCTGCGCCTGCGCCTGATCGACGCGCTGCCGCCGCTGCCCAAGGCCACGGCCGACAGTGGCGAAGCATCGGGCGATTGCGCGCAGGCGCCGGTCTCGGCCGAGGCGCGCGCCGCCGATGCCGCCGGCTGGACCGTATTCGGCGAGCGCGACTGGGCCGGTTACCGCGCGGTCGGCGTGGCCCGGGTCGGCACCCATCTGGCCGGCATGGGTTGCGTGTTCCCGGACGGACAGGTGCTGCTGTTCCGCGACGGCCGGCCGGTCGCGCAGGTGGTCGACAGCCATGCGGGCAAGGAGGATTCCGATGCCGGCCTGCAGTCGCTGGAGGACGGCGTGCCCGCTCCTTCGGCCGAACCGAGCCAGTTGGCCCGACGCGACGGCGCCGATGCCGAACTGCGGCTCGGCGACTGGAACGGCAGCCAGCTCGCGCGCCTCGTGGTCGGCGCGGACGGCGGCCTGGAGCTGGCTGCGCTGCCGGCGATCGACAGCTACTGCGGTCAGCGCGCGAAATTGCCGCGGCTCGAGGCGATGGCGCTGCCGGCCGCGCGCGAGCGCCTGCTCGCCCAGGGCTGGCAGGGCCGCCAGTCCGATCCCGACGCCGACGAAGGCGAGGACGGCATGCGCGACGCTCTGCGCAAGCTCGGCTTTCCCGAGGTCGAAGGCTGCTCGGGCACCGGCATGGGCTACTGCAATTACCACTATCGCAACGCCGCCGGCGACGCGCTGCAGCTGACCAGCGCGGGCGAGTACGTGCCGCCCGGCGTCGACCAGGCCGAGGCCAACTGGCCCCGGGTGGCCGGTTACAGCGTGCGCTGCGCCGCGCCGAAGGCCGACTGAGCCCTGTTCAGGTGGTCGGGCATCGGTCCCGGCCCGTGCCTGGGCGGGTCGAGTGCCGGGCATCGCGAATGGTGATTGAAGTCACGGTTCGAGTGGCCGTGGGCATCTACGCGGCGCTTGACTTATCATCGACGCCTTAACGATGCGCCGCCGGCGCCGGACAGGTCCTCGCGACCGGTCCGACGGGGCGGGCATCGCGTCCGCGACGCGGACGATCGGCATCGCGCCGGTCGCTCGCGCCATGGCTACGCCAACCCGGGTCGCGAGTCACGCACTTGATGTCCGATACCTACACGTCCGGCTACAAGCAAGATCCGCGCGGGCCGCGTGCGGTCTGGCGCGTGGGCGGGCGTTCGCTGGTCGCGATCCTCGGCCTGACCTTGCTGGCCGGCGCGTTCGTCTATGCCAGCCGGCGCGGTCCCGACGAGGGCGCCGGCGTCGAGTCCACGGCCGACGCGCGCGTCCACGCCGCGCCGACGCCTTCGTCGGCGCGCGCCCGCGATGTCGGCCGCGACGATTCGATTCCGGTCGCCGGCCCGCGGCGCGCGCCGCAGGGCATCGCGCAATCGCCGTTGCGTCAGCAGTTCGAGCAGGCGCGCGATCTGTACTCGTTCGCGCAATCGCTGCGTTCGCGCGCCGATGCCGGCGAGCCCGAGGCGATCTGGCTGCTGACCCGGGTCTACGACTACTGCGCGAATTACGCCAACGCGCCGGTCGATTACGGCAACGACACCCGCGCGATCGAGGCGATGAAATTGCGCACCTCGGCGGCGATGGTCGCCGCGCGCAGCCGGGTGAGTTCGCGCTGCGCGCGCTTCGTACCCGAGGACGAGCTGAGTTTCTCGATGATCCTGGTCAAGCGCGTGGAGGCGGCCAAGAGCGGCAGCCTGCCCGCCGAAGCCTCGCTGCTCGCGGCCGGCAAGCCGTTGGAGAAGACCGAGGAATACCGCAACGACCTGGTCGAACGGGTCGTGCGGTCGAAAGACCCGGAAGCGTATTCGGCGCTGTCGCCGGGCATGGGCATCGCGTCCAGCGGTCGCAGCGCGGGGTTCACCCGCGCGGCCGGTACCCAGTTCGCCGAACTGGCGTGGCAATTGGCCGCGTGCAGGCTCGGCCAGGATTGCAGCGCGAAGGGGTCGTTGATGACCTCCTATTGCGCCAACGGCGGCATTTGTTCGCAGGACCCCGAGCAGGATTTCGCCGGGTTCGTATACGACGCGGCGATCCCGCGTCAGGGGGCACAAGTGGTTGAAGAAATGGTCGATTCGCTGACTGGCGAAAAGAGGATGGTGCAATGAAACGCGAGCACTTCATGAAAACGGCCAAGATCGGCTTCTGGGCGCTGTTGTTGAGCGCTTACTCGGTCGGCGCGGCCGGGGTGATGATCGACGTGTTCGGCGAGGAGTATCGCGACCTGTCGCAGGTGGCGGTGACCTCGGTGGACTCCAAGGCCGAACAGCGCTCGTTGAGCGCGGCGCAGATCGCGGCGGTCTATCGAGCGCGCAGCGGCGCGCCGTTCTCGACCTTGCCGCCGGGCAGCACCTTCAAGGTGATGTGGCCGGACGGTTCGAGCGAGTACGTGATGGTCGTCAGCGCCTCGTCCACCGGCGGCATCCAGCCGATTCCGGGCACCCAGGTGCCGGCGCCGGGCAAGGCCAAGGGCAAGACGGCCACGACCGCGCACCGCAACGTGCCCGGCGCGGCCGAGCTGACCGAAGCCGACGTGCTGGAGATGGCGGCGTGGGTCGAGCCCACCTTGCGTTGAGGCGGGGCGCGCGGCTGTCGTGCGTGCGCCGGTGGGCGCTGCGCGGCGGCGGTGCGCGCGCGGGTCGCGTGTAGCGCGGGCGTCGCGTGGAAGGTCGCTGCGCGGCCGAGTGGTTGAATCAGTCAAAACCCGCGTCGACGACGTGGGTTTTTTTGTGGCCGGCGATGCCTGCGGTTCATTGCGAGGCGCCGGTGCATGCGGCGCGGTTGCCAGGTGTGTTGGTCGTCCGCGGGGGTTCCCGGAGCATGCTTTGGCATCGGACGTTCGCCGGGGGTTGAGGTTTCGCGGTCGCGGCTTGCGCCGCTCCTGCATGAAGCGGTATTCGTGCGTTGTTGAAACGACGAAGGCCTGCGTGGTCGACGCGGGCCTTCGTGTTGTTGCGGCGGAACTCAGACGATCGAGATCGTCGGCACAAGGTCTCAGACGATCGAGATCGTCTTCTCCTTCTGCTCCTTGAGCCGCTTTTCCAGGTAGTGGATGTTCATGCCGCCCTGCTGGAAGCCGGCATCGGACAGGATGCGCTGCTGCAGCGGGATGTTGGTCTTGATGCCGTCGACGACCATTTCGCTCAAGGCCACGCGCATGCGCGCGATCGCGGTGTCGCGGTCGGGGCCGTGCACGATCAGCTTGCCGATCATCGAGTCGTAGTTCGGCGGCACGCGATAGCCTTCGTAGATATGGCTGTCGACGCGCACGCCGGGACCGCCCGGGGCGTGGAAGTGCTGGATCAGGCCCGGGCAGGGCATGAAGGTTTCCGGGTCTTCGGCGTTGATGCGGCACTCGATCGCGTGGCCGTCGAGCACGATGTCGCTTTGCTTGATCGACAGCTTGCGGCCGGCGGCGATCATCAGCTGCTCGCGCACCAGATCGATGCCGGTGACCAACTCGGTGACCGGATGTTCGACCTGGATGCGGGTGTTCATTTCGATGAAGTAGAAGCGGCCGTTCTCGTACAGGAACTCGAACGTGCCCGCGCCGCGATAGCCGATGCGGATGCAGGCCTCGACGCAGACCTTGCCGATTTCCGCGCGCTGTTCGACGGTGATGCCCGGCGCCGGCGCTTCCTCGACGACTTTCTGGTGGCGGCGCTGCATCGAGCAGTCGCGTTCGCCCAGATGGATCGCGTTGCCCTGGCCGTCGGCGAGCACCTGGATCTCCACGTGGCGCGGGTTTTCCAGGAATTTCTCCATGTACACCATGTCGTTGCCGAACGCGGCCTTGGCTTCGGACTTGGTGGTCTGGATCGCGGCGTTGAGATGCGCTTCGGTGTGCACCACGCGCATGCCGCGACCGCCGCCGCCGCCGGCGGCCTTGACGATGATCGGGTAGCCGATCTCGCGCGCGATCTTGATGTTGGCGGCGTTGTCGTCGCCGAGCGGACCGCCGCTGCCGGGTACGCAGGGCACGCCGGCTTCCTTCATCGCGCGGATCGCCTCGACCTTGTCGCCCATCAGGCGGATGGTCTCGGCGCGCGGACCGATGAAGATGAAGCCCGATTGCTCCACGCGCTCGGCGAAGTCGGCGTTCTCGCTGAGAAAGCCGTAGCCCGGATGGATCGCCTGGGCGTCGGTGACTTCAGCCGCGGCGATGATCGAGGCCATGTTGAGGTAGCTGTCGGACGACGGCGCCGGCCCGATGCAGACCGATTCGTCGGCCATGGCCACGTGCTTGAGGTTGCGGTCGACGGTGGAATGCACCGCGACCGTGCGGATGCCGAGCGCGTGGCACGCGCGCAGGATGCGCAGCGCGATTTCGCCGCGGTTGGCGATTACGACTTTATCAAGCATGAGGTGGCCGGTCGGGAATGGGGAATTGGGAATCGGGAGTCGGAAGAGCGGGGTTGCGGGCTCTGGATGATTCGTCGCGCTTCTCGAGTACGTTCATCAGGCCCGTCAGCTTCGCGAACACTCGATCGATGAGGTCGTTGAGCGGCGAAGACGGTTCGGTGAATCCCAGGCGCACGGCGATTTGTTGCTGGGTGTCCAGCTCGGCCAGCGAGCCGCGCGCGATCGAGAGAAAGCGCAGGTACTCCCGGGTCGAGCGCCGCGCGGCGCCCTCGGCGATGTTCGACGGCACGCTCGCGGCGGCTTTGCGCATCTGGGCGGTCAGTCCGAATCGTTCGGCTTCGGGAAACGAGACAGAGAACCGATAAATCGCCACGACGAGATCCATGGCATCGCGCCAGACCTCCAAGCCCTCGTGGGGCCGCTTTGACGATTCCCGATTCCCCATTCCCGATTCCCGTCGTGATCGGCAATCAGCCGATCACGAACAGCGGCTGATCGAATTCGATCGGCTGGCCGCTCTCGGCCATGATCTTGAGCACGGTGCCGGACACGTCGGCTTCGATCGGGTTGAACATCTTCATCGCCTCGATCACCGCCAGGGTGTCGCCGGCCTTGACCGACTGGCCGACCGCGACGAACGGCGGCTTGTCCGGCGCGGGCGAGGAGTAGAAGGTGCCGACCATCGGCGCGCGCACGACGTGGCCGTCGGGCAGGTCGCTGGCGGGCTTGGCGCTGCCGCCGGTGGCCGCTTCGGTCGGCGAGCTCATCGGCATGGCCTGAGCCGTCGGACGCTGTTCCGGCGCCGGCGCGTACATCGGCTGCGGCTGGGGCATCGCATAGCCGCCCTTGGGCGTGCGGGCCAGGCGGACGGATTCTTCGCCTTCCTTGATCTCGATCTCGGCGAGGTTGGATTCCTCGAGCAGATCGATCAGTTTCTTGATTTTGCGCAGGTCCATGGAGCGGGCCTCTGATGTGGAGCTTGGTTTGCAGGTCGCGCGGACGCGGCCCGGACGGATACGGGTAGGGCGGTGGCCGCTCGCTAGCGTGCCAGGCGCTTGATTGCGGCTTCGAGTGCGTAGCGGTAACTGTCGGCGCCGAAGCCGCAGACCACGCCGAGGGCCAGATCGCTGAAATAGCTGTGGCGGCGGAAGTCTTCGCGGGTGTGCGGGTTGGACAGGTGGATCTCGATAAAAGGGATCGCCACCGCCGCCAGGGCGTCGCGGATCGCCACGCTGGTGTGGGTGAAGGCGGCCGGGTTGATCAGGATCAGCGCGGTGCCGTCGCCGCGGGCGGCCTGGATGCGGTCGACCAGGACGTGCTCGGCGTTGGACTGCAGGCTCTCCAGGGCGTGGCCGGCCGCCTGCGCGCGCTCGCCCAGATCGGCGTCGATCTGCGCCAGGGTGGTGCGGCCGTAGACCTCCGGCTCGCGGGTGCCGAGCAGGTTGAGGTTGGGGCCGTGCAGGACCAGGAGCTTGGCCATCGGGACCGCGCGGTTGCCTTCAAAGGGCGGCAGTTTGCGCGATGGCCGCTCAGCTGTCCAGAAGTTGGCCGCCAAATCGGCGAAGTTGTCGCGATTTAAGCGGTTGTTTGAGTGGCGGCTCTAGAAATGCGGCCGCGGGACGGTCTTGTCGCGTTTTTAAGCGCAGCTCGGCGCCTGTAGCCGGACGATAGCAACTTCGCGTTGCATCGTTCAGGGCTGGCGGTGACCGGGTCTGCGTTCGCAGGATGAACCAGGCCCGACAGTCCTGCGAACTCTTGGCTACGCGGCCGGCGACCTGGCGTGGCCTTGGAGTGGTCGATCCTCGCCTGTCGGAGCCGCTGGGGAAAGCCGGTGCCGTCACGCATCCGCTGCGCGTCGGACCACGGGTCCGATGGATCGTCGGGGTTGTGATGAAGGGCTGCGCGGTTGGCTGAACGCGGTCGCGGCTTGGAACTGTGCGCTGGTGCGCAGGTGGCGGCGGCATGACGCGATCCGCCGCAGCGGGCACCTCGTCGCGCCGCGGTCAATCCACCCAGCCGTCGAGTTCACCAGCCTCGAACGGCCCGATCCGTTGCTTGAGCAGCTTGCCGTCGGCGCCGATCAGCACGGTGTAGGGCAGCACGCCCTTGGGGTTGCCGAGCTGGATGCCGGCGTCGCGCGGGCCGGGTCGGTCGAGCAGGATCGGGTAGCCGACCGGCACGCGCTGCAGGAACGCGGCGACGTCTTCGGCATTGTCCAGGGCGATGCCGACCACCTGGGTGCCGGTGGCGCCCTGCGACTGCGCGTAACGGTTGAGTTCGGGCATTTCCTTGATGCACGGGCCGCACCAGCTGGCCCACAGATTGATCAGGATCGGCCGGCCGGCGAAGGCCTGCGGCAACTGCATCGGCTTGCCGTCCAGGCCCGGCAGTTGCAGCGGCGGCATCGCCGCGCCGCGGCTGGCGACGACCAGATCGGCCGGCGGCTTGGGCGCTTCACGCGCCATCTGGTCCTGCAGCACGCGCTGGCCCAGTTCGGTGCGCATCAGCCAGCCGCCGCCGCCGACCAATTGCCCGGCGAGCACGCCCAGGGTGCCGGCGGCTACCGCGATCAACACGATTTTGAGCGTAGACGACCAGGCCATCGGTGCTGTCCTTAGCGGTGGGCGGCGCGCGCGCGATCGATGCGCGCGGCGAACGCGGGGGCTTTCTCGAAACCGAACAGACGCAGCTCGCGGCGTTCGGCGCCGTTGCTGTAATAGAGCGTCGCCGGCGGGCCGATGATGCCCAGCCGCTTCATCAGCGCCTGATCGAGTTCGTCGTTGGCGGTGACGTCGGCCTTGAGCAGGACGAAGCCGTCGAGCGCGCGCTGCACCTGCGGTTCGGGGAAGGTGTACTTCTCCATTTCCTTGCAGGCCACGCACCAGTCGGCATAGAAGTCGAGCATCAACGGCTTGCCGGCGGCCTGGGCCGCGGCGAGTTCGCGGTCGAGGTCGGCGCTGGACTTGATCGTGCGGAACGGCAGCTCGGCCGGATGCGCCGCGGCGCCGCCGCGCAGACCGGCGAGCGGGCGCAGCGGGTCGCTGCCGCCGGCCAGGGCGCCGAACAACTGCGCCGCGCCGAGCACGCCGAACAGCAAGGCGCACAGCCAGCCGATCGCGCGCGCGCCGTCGCCGCGCGCGGCGCGCAGCGACAGCGCGATCAGCACCGCCGCGCCGAGCGCCAGCGCGCCCCACAGGGCGAGGGTGACCGGGCCGGGCAGGATGCGCGACAGCATCCAGATCGCCATGCCGATGAAGATCAGGCCGAACACGCGCTGCACCGCGACCATCCACGGCCCGCTGGTCGGCAGGCCCTTGCCGGCGGCGACGCCGAACACCAGCAGCGGCACGCCCATGCCCAGGGCGAGGGTGAACAGCACCAGCCCGCCGAACAGCGGGTCGCCGGTCTGGCTGATGTAGAGCACCGCGCCGGCCAACGGCGGCGCCACGCAGGGGCCGACGATCAGCGAGGACAACGCGCCCATCGCCGCCACCCCGAGCCACGAGCCGCTGCGCTGGCGGTTGCTGACTTCGCTGAGCCAGTTGCGCAGGCCCGACGGCAGCTGCAGTTCGTACAGGCCGAAGCTCGACAGCGCCAGGGCGACGAACACCAACGCGAACACGCTGATCACCCACGGGGTCTGGAACAGGATCTGCACGTTCGAACCGGCGCCGAGCAGGCCGACGATGACCCCGGCGACGGTGAACACCGCGGCGTTGGCGAGCACGTAGATCAGCGACAAGGTGAAGGCGCGGCGCGCGCTCAGGCCCGGGCCCTGGCCGACGATCAGGCCCGACAGGATCGGGATCATCGGCAGCACGCAGGGGGTGAAGGCGAGCAGCAGGCCCAGGCCGAAGAAGGTCAGCAGGGCGAGGTAGCGGTTCGGGCCGGCCAGCGAGGCGGCGAGCAGGCTGTCTTCGGCTTGCGGCGCGGCGGTGTCGGCCGCTTGGTCGGCGGCATTCGGCGAGCCGGCGACGCTTGCGCCGGCCTGGGTGGTGCCTGGGTCGGCGCTGGCGGCGCCGGTGGCGGGATTGGTGGAGTCGGTGGACGCAGCCGGGGTGCCCGCGGCGGTATCGGCGTTGCCGGCAGCGGCCGTTGCGGCGGCGGCCGCGCTCGCAGCGCTCGCAGTCGTAGCCGCGGCGGTGTCGGCCTTGCTCGCATCAA
This genomic interval carries:
- the dsbD gene encoding protein-disulfide reductase DsbD produces the protein MTDDLLPGRRRRAGHAFALALATAGLAAVFAAPALAVDEKDLLPVDDAFAVSASAPSAERIAIDWKIAKGYYLYKHRISVKTDAGYAARPLQLPKGEAHKDEFFGDVETYRDRLSASLPGSAQGASVKLTVKYQGCADAGICYPPQTRTLNVALPAAAVAAASGPAMDPAPASAPLVQFGPRGGASNPLLGGGSPLSAPSAASAGATDALPLPPEQAFGFEAIARDGDSLLLRFTPARGYYLYRDKTSLKTDHAAIAAGKPQWPRGTAHRDEHFGQVTVFFDQIDVPLPLIRKTADAAKITLTAGFQGCQTDGICYPPMTRKVTIDLARGTVTAAIDASKADTAAATTASAASAAAAATAAAGNADTAAGTPAASTDSTNPATGAASADPGTTQAGASVAGSPNAADQAADTAAPQAEDSLLAASLAGPNRYLALLTFFGLGLLLAFTPCVLPMIPILSGLIVGQGPGLSARRAFTLSLIYVLANAAVFTVAGVIVGLLGAGSNVQILFQTPWVISVFALVFVALALSSFGLYELQLPSGLRNWLSEVSNRQRSGSWLGVAAMGALSSLIVGPCVAPPLAGAVLYISQTGDPLFGGLVLFTLALGMGVPLLVFGVAAGKGLPTSGPWMVAVQRVFGLIFIGMAIWMLSRILPGPVTLALWGALALGAAVLIALSLRAARGDGARAIGWLCALLFGVLGAAQLFGALAGGSDPLRPLAGLRGGAAAHPAELPFRTIKSSADLDRELAAAQAAGKPLMLDFYADWCVACKEMEKYTFPEPQVQRALDGFVLLKADVTANDELDQALMKRLGIIGPPATLYYSNGAERRELRLFGFEKAPAFAARIDRARAAHR